Genomic segment of Paenibacillus polymyxa:
TTAATTGAACGAATGAACCGCAAGGGGCTTAAATATACGGAACTGAACAAAAACGAAAATCTATTTAATATGTTAATTTAAAAAGGAGCCTACGGGCTCCGTTTTATGTATAATGCATAGTTTATAAATTTCTTTTTATTTGAAATAAAGCGTTTACAAAACTGATTATGATAGGTTAATATATGGGTAACTTCATAAGTATAAACACTAACGTAATAGATGTGTCACCTGATTTTTATTATAAGATACTCATTCGGAGGTGCGTAAGAATGTTGGAAGCATGGAAAAAATCAGTACAGAGTAAATTGACCCGAACGGCGTTTGCTGCTGTAACCTCGGCTGCTTTAATGCTGTCAGTGATGCCATCTGCATCCGCAGAGCATTGGGCGTTAACTGGCGATGTGGCAGTGCATGATCCGTCTATTACGAAGGAAGGCAACGCATGGTATATTTTCTCCACAGGGCAGGGGATACAGGTTCAAAGATCGGACGACGGACGCAATTTTTACAGATTGCCGCAAATATTCCTGTCGCCCCTATCATGGTGGAAAACGTATGTACCTAAGCAGAAGCCTAATGATGTATGGGCACCGGATGCTCAAAAGTACAATGGACGAGTATGGGTTTACTACTCCATTTCTACTATGGGGTCCCGCACTTCGGCCATCGGATTGACTTCTGCGACGAGCATAGGAGCGGGAAGCTGGAGAGATGACGGATTGGTGCTGCGTACGACGCAATCTGACGATTATAATGCCATTGACCCGAATTTGGTCATTGACACTTCCGGTAACCCATGGCTTTCCTTCGGTTCATGGAATACGGGTCTGAAAATTACTCGTTTGGACAAGAATACGATGAAACCTACGGGCCAGATCTATTCTATCGCTAAGCGTACCGCTGGTGGTTTGGAAGCGCCACATGTTACATACCGCGATGGCTATTACTATCTGTTTGCTTCCATTGATAACTGCTGCCAAGGGGTAAATAGTAATTACAAAATCATTTACGGTCGCTCCAAGAATATCACCGGACCCTATGTAGACAAGAGCGGTAAGAATCTGATGGATGGCGGCGGAACCGTACTGGATGCAGGGAATGACCGTTGGAAGGGACCGGGCGGACAATCTATCTATAACAACAGTGTAATTGCGCGTCATGCCTATGATGCCACCGATGACGGAAATCCAAAGCTTCTGATTAGTGATTTGAAATGGGATTCGGCAGGCTGGCCTACGTACTAAAGAGAGGACGGTTTGGAGTCACCTGTGTAGTAAAATCATATAGATATATTCAAAAACTGTTCCTCCTTAAGGGGAACAGTTTTTGGCTTGCAATGTCATAGAAACATGCTATTATGTATCAAGTTGATAATAATTATCATTATCGTTATGAAAGATGTGATGATTTTCAGGTACGGAGGGAGTGACCTCACCAAATGCAGTCTAAAGACAGCATGGACAAACATACAGATCTGACAGAGAGGGAAGTTCCTAAAGTAGTCATAACAGCACCTCCAGTTCTTCGAGCGGGTAGGATTCGGCAGGCGTTGTTGTTCACAGCTTCGGCAGTATTGTTGGCTTTGGCCATATTCGCCGCCATTTCTCTCGGAGCCAAGGACTTGACCGTAAGCACCGTGTGGTCGGCAGTATTTCACTATGATCGTTCGCTAATGACACATCAGATCATTCACGAGCTGAGATTACCGCGTGTACTGGGTGCAGCTGTTATTGGAGCTGCGCTGGCGGTGGCAGGCTCTCTGATTCAGGGTATTACACGCAACCCGCTGGGAGATACAGGTGTGCTGGGCATTAACGCAGGAGCGATGTTTGTAGTTGCTGTGAGTTTTGCCTTTTTCCCCAATCTACCTTATGGGACGTTAATTGTATTGTCGTTCCTGGGGGCGCTGATGAGTACCTTACTAGTATTTGGTCTGGGAGCATCTGCACCGGGAGGATTGACACCTATGAGATTGACGGTGTCTGGAGCTGTGACGGCTGCCTTGTTAGGTTCCATGACTTCGGGGATTGCGATTTATTTTGATCTAAGTCAGGATTTAGCCTTCTGGTATGCGGGTGGTGTAGCCGGGATTAAATGGTCGCAGCTTGAGATTCTTGCACCGATTTTACTTATGGTGATCGCCTGGTCTATGGGGCTGGCACGTTCCATTTCGCTGATTTCGATGGGCGATGAGGTGGCGTTAAACCTTGGGTTAAATCTCAGGCGTATCCGACTTTTGGGTCTGCTGACCGTGGTGGTACTGGCGGGACTGTCCGTATCGGCTGCCGGGGCCATCGGCTTTGTAGGTTTGGTTATCCCACATATTGCTCGCAAGCTGATCGGTGTGGATTATCGCCAGATTGTACCGTTGTCTGCGTTATTGGGAGCCGTGCTGCTGGTGCTGGCTGATTTGGGAGCGAGAATGGCGAATCCGCCGGAGGAGCTAGCTATCGGAATTATGGTGTCTTTTATCGGAGTGCCCTTTTTCCTCTTTCTCGCCCGTAAGGAAAGGAGGGATTTGTAGTGAGTCGCTCTTTAGGGACCGGGGATACAAGAACGACAAAGGCTTGGCTCGTCTGTTTGGTATTGGCGGGAATCAGCTTTGTTGTCATTGTTCTGGGTTTGAATACCGGAACCATTCGTATTCCACCGCTACGCGTGCTGGATACGTTGTTTGGCGGTGGCAGTGGACGTGATCATATTGTTCTGTTCGAGTATCGTTTGCCTCGTATCGTTGTAACGGTGCTGGCTGGAGCGGGACTAGGCGCAGCCGGGGCGGTCATGCAAGGCTTGTCACGGAACGCACTCGCTGATCCCGGAGTTCTGGGACTTCACGCAGGGGCAGCGTTGGGGCTGGTAATGTTCGTTAGCTTTTTTCGCGATCTGGACGGATCAGCCGCCGTTCTGATCCCCTTGTTTACCTTTGCAGGAGGTGTCATTGCGGCCGTGCTGATTGTTTTGTTGTCCTATAGCCGCAACAGAGGAATCGTGCCCGTGCGTCTGATTTTGTCCGGCATCGGTGTAGCCTCGGGTCTTAGCGCCATAACGCTGTATTGGTCGTTGCGGCTAGATGAGGATACGTACGCATTTACTGCACGTTGGTTGGCTGGCAGCGTTTGGGGCCGGGATTGGATACATGCAGCGGCTTTGCTGCCTTGGATTGTCATTGTACTGCCCTACGTTCTGTCGCAGACGCGCAGTCTGAACAACCTGTCGTTGGGCGACGAGACCGCAGCTGGAATCGGCACAAGTGTGAAGCGGCAGCGCCTATTACTGCTGGGCGCAGCCGTGGCTCTATCCAGTGCCAGCGTATCCATGGCCGGAGGCATCGGTTTTATTGGGCTGATTGCACCTCATCTGGCTCGCCGTCTGGTTGGGCCGATGTACCAGCATTTGCTGCCAGTAGCTTGTTTGGTCGGGGTCGTCATTCTGGTCACCGCAGATACGATTGGGCGTTCGGTGTTTCAGCCGAATGCGATTCCCGCAGGTGTGGTGGTTGCTGTGGTAGGGGCTCCGTATTTTTTATTCCTGCTGTCCCGAACAAAATGACAGAAGGAATAGATACATATGAAATCATATGGTACAAATGATACAACCCGCTGAAATTAATAACTGAGTAGAAGCCTTCTATATTGATCATTATAATGTAGAGTTTCTGTGGCATAGGAGAGAGTAATCATGAGAAAGCACAAATTTGAGGGTTCAGGTTTTAAACGTTCATGGATAGTCACAACTCTTGTTGTATGCATGATCATGTTGTCCGCTTGCGGTCAAGCAGCCGACAAGCAGGCTACCGATACGAAAGCGGCTGGCAGTGCGCAGACAACCATTAGTGCGGATTCGCGTATTGCTTCGATGTCTATTCATTTGACGAACAACCTGCTGGCATTGGGCATTACTCCGGCTGGTTCGGTCATTGGCGGAGATGTGAAGGATTTTCTGCCCCATGTAAAAGATCGTCTTCAAAATACCCGTAAGCTAGGTGTTGTCACAGACCCGGATATGGAAGCGGTACTGGAGCTTCAACCTGATCATATTTTCTTGGATAAAAAATATTCGGGAACCGATGTGGCCAAGTTTGAAAAAATTGCGCCAACCGAAGTTTTTGATCTGGATGAAGGCACATGGAAGGATCAATTAAAAAAAATATCCGTTATGGTCAAACATGAAGCACAGGCAGACGCATTTCTAAAAGACTATGATACACAGAAGGAACGAGTCAAAAAGCTGATTCATTCAAAAATTGGGGACGGAACGGTTATGGCTGTACGTGTGACGGCGAAAGAGGTCCGTGTTATGGGGATGAAGCGTCCGGTAGGACCGCTGTTGTATCAGGACTTGGGCTTGAAGCCAGCCAAAGGTGTAGAAAAGATCAACAAGGCTTATCAGGTTGTTTCCCAAGAGGTTTTACCGGATTATGATGCTGATGCGATCCTTGTTATCATCAGTAAAGGCGCGGATGCCCAAAAGGTATACAAGCAGCTGGAAGGAAATACAGTATGGCAAGGTCTCAAGGCGGTGAAGCAAGGGCATGTCTACATGTTGGACGGACAACCTTGGCTGGACTATTCCGCGATGGGACATAAAATTGCTCTGGATAATGCAGAACAACTATTTTCCAAATAAGTTCTAAAGTATATCAAGCCGTATTCCCCCATGGAGCTTCTTGTAGGCCAGGAATACGGCTTTTTGGCGCACACCCCAGCTGTAAGTCGGTTGCCTGATCGAAATGAAAAGGAGCTGCTGCGATCCAAAATGAGGCAGCTCCATATAATGAGAATTGCGGGCTATGAACGTTTTTTACGCAGAAAAATCGGTTTGAGTCCAATAAATCCAATGGCGGCGAGAATTAAATTCACCCAAGGTGAGATTCTGAATACTGGCAGTACACTGCGCAGCGCCAGTCCGGCGACAAGAATCACGACAACTAACACAACATACATCAAGATGGATTTAAGATTCATCTGGGGCTTTACAGGGGCATGGTCTGGTTGTTGTGTCTCCTCGCCTTCTTCGGGACGGTCCATAAAATTCATCAGAGCTTCAACGAGTAGAATGGCTCCTGCGGCGATGATGATAAGGGTGGATAGGCTGATTTTTTCAAAGGGTTTGATATCCCCACCTGTAAAGGTGACAAACCATCCGATAATTGCCTGTGTCAAGAAAAACATAGACAAGGCAATCCATGCAATAAGCGTATAATTTTTTGCTTTATTCATTTCTTCCTCCTGCTTTATGAGCGTATCCCGGGCTGATGGAACCGCCATTTCGTAACAAAGACAGTATACGTGAGGAAGCGTCGGATGGCAAAAGACTTTATCTATAAAATGTATATTACCGCTGCATTCTCCTCAAACTGGATACAGGGTGAGCACATAGAGCAACCTGAATATAAACGTTAAGGGGTGTGGCATCATGAAACTGGAGAACCAGGCAGATTATTCAGTCCAAAAACGACTGGCAAACGCTTCGAACGGGAATAGCGGGGTGGCCTCGTCTACAAATGTGAGTCACCGGAGCGTTCAAGGATCATCTCCAACGTACCGTATACTGGACGATATCGAAGTGGCTGAGGATACAGAATTTGCGGGTGAACTAGGTGCACAGAACTACCGCAGCCTGTGGCATGAGGATGAACATAACGGCGCCTCTTGTAAGCTGGAGTGGGAGGGACGAACGGAGACCCACCAAATGTTTAGGAACAGCTACGAATAACGAATGTCTACTTTAATGTAGTGGATTCACTCTAATAAATGTAGTATAGCGTTCTCCGGAATCGCATCGGGGAGCGCTATTTGTTTACTTTTTTTACGATGTGAACTGACAGGTTGACAAGGAAGCAGGGCGATGATAGACTGACTTTATTATAAAATCTTATTAATCTTATCGGAATTAAAGTGAATGAATATCCTGGATGGATATTCCACGTTACGATATGAGTTTGAATTCATAAATGTGTAGTGAAGCTTGAAACAGGGGGAATCAGGATGGAACGGCAAATTGGAATTCGCTTTGAACATGAAGAACTGGCAGCAACAATTCATTATCCAAACCGTACAAATGAGGGAGATCGTCAGAAAAGGGTTCCTCTCGTTGTTATATGTCACGGTTTTGTAGGCAATCGTATCGGAGTAGATCGATTATTCGTCAAGACTGCGCGTGAACTGGCCGAAGGGGGATACTTTGTCCTGCGCTTTGATTTTGCCGGTTGTGGAGAAAGCACGGGGGAATATGGCAAGCAGGGGTTAGAGTCCATGATTAATCAGACACGTACCGTGTTGGATTACGCTGTCAATTGCGCGGACATTGACCCGACCAAGGTGACGCTGATCGGTCACAGTCTGGGGGGCGCGGTAGCCCTTCTCACAGCCGTACGGGACAAGAGAGTACAAAATCTGGTTCTTTGGTCCGCAGTGGGCTATCCGTTCAACGACATTGTCAAAATTACGGAGCGAAGCGTGTACGATGAGTCTGTTAAAACTGGTCATGCCGACTATTTGGGCTATAAGTTTACGCCTGCTTATTTTGAGTCGTTAGCTCAATTTCAGCCGTTCCAGGAGGCCGTTAAATTTAACGGAGATGTGCTCGTTGTTCATGGCACCTCGGATGATATTATTCCTGTGGATTATGCATTTCTGTTTCAAAAGATATTCTGGATGCGTCCAGAGGGACGCTGTGATAAAGAGATTATTTTCCAGGGAGATCACACTTTCTCGTCAGGTAAAGAGCGTCAACGGCTGATTGATCGGACGCTTGAATGGCTGGATGAACAGGAAAATATTCAACGGGATTGGCAGCACTGGATGATCTGATTTCAGTGTGTAACGGATTGTATTGGAAATTGCGCCTCCGCCGGAGTAAAATGGAAGAGTAACACTATACTGGCGTGTGGAGGTTGGCAGCGATGACATTACCCTCAATTTTTGTTGCGCATGGTTCACCGACACTGGCTGTAGAAAATAACGCATATACCAGCTTTCTTGCAAAGCTGGGCGCGAGCCTGCCCCGACCCAAAGG
This window contains:
- a CDS encoding glycoside hydrolase family 43 protein; this translates as MLEAWKKSVQSKLTRTAFAAVTSAALMLSVMPSASAEHWALTGDVAVHDPSITKEGNAWYIFSTGQGIQVQRSDDGRNFYRLPQIFLSPLSWWKTYVPKQKPNDVWAPDAQKYNGRVWVYYSISTMGSRTSAIGLTSATSIGAGSWRDDGLVLRTTQSDDYNAIDPNLVIDTSGNPWLSFGSWNTGLKITRLDKNTMKPTGQIYSIAKRTAGGLEAPHVTYRDGYYYLFASIDNCCQGVNSNYKIIYGRSKNITGPYVDKSGKNLMDGGGTVLDAGNDRWKGPGGQSIYNNSVIARHAYDATDDGNPKLLISDLKWDSAGWPTY
- a CDS encoding FecCD family ABC transporter permease, with protein sequence MTAPPVLRAGRIRQALLFTASAVLLALAIFAAISLGAKDLTVSTVWSAVFHYDRSLMTHQIIHELRLPRVLGAAVIGAALAVAGSLIQGITRNPLGDTGVLGINAGAMFVVAVSFAFFPNLPYGTLIVLSFLGALMSTLLVFGLGASAPGGLTPMRLTVSGAVTAALLGSMTSGIAIYFDLSQDLAFWYAGGVAGIKWSQLEILAPILLMVIAWSMGLARSISLISMGDEVALNLGLNLRRIRLLGLLTVVVLAGLSVSAAGAIGFVGLVIPHIARKLIGVDYRQIVPLSALLGAVLLVLADLGARMANPPEELAIGIMVSFIGVPFFLFLARKERRDL
- a CDS encoding FecCD family ABC transporter permease, with the translated sequence MSRSLGTGDTRTTKAWLVCLVLAGISFVVIVLGLNTGTIRIPPLRVLDTLFGGGSGRDHIVLFEYRLPRIVVTVLAGAGLGAAGAVMQGLSRNALADPGVLGLHAGAALGLVMFVSFFRDLDGSAAVLIPLFTFAGGVIAAVLIVLLSYSRNRGIVPVRLILSGIGVASGLSAITLYWSLRLDEDTYAFTARWLAGSVWGRDWIHAAALLPWIVIVLPYVLSQTRSLNNLSLGDETAAGIGTSVKRQRLLLLGAAVALSSASVSMAGGIGFIGLIAPHLARRLVGPMYQHLLPVACLVGVVILVTADTIGRSVFQPNAIPAGVVVAVVGAPYFLFLLSRTK
- a CDS encoding ABC transporter substrate-binding protein produces the protein MRKHKFEGSGFKRSWIVTTLVVCMIMLSACGQAADKQATDTKAAGSAQTTISADSRIASMSIHLTNNLLALGITPAGSVIGGDVKDFLPHVKDRLQNTRKLGVVTDPDMEAVLELQPDHIFLDKKYSGTDVAKFEKIAPTEVFDLDEGTWKDQLKKISVMVKHEAQADAFLKDYDTQKERVKKLIHSKIGDGTVMAVRVTAKEVRVMGMKRPVGPLLYQDLGLKPAKGVEKINKAYQVVSQEVLPDYDADAILVIISKGADAQKVYKQLEGNTVWQGLKAVKQGHVYMLDGQPWLDYSAMGHKIALDNAEQLFSK
- a CDS encoding alpha/beta hydrolase, whose translation is MERQIGIRFEHEELAATIHYPNRTNEGDRQKRVPLVVICHGFVGNRIGVDRLFVKTARELAEGGYFVLRFDFAGCGESTGEYGKQGLESMINQTRTVLDYAVNCADIDPTKVTLIGHSLGGAVALLTAVRDKRVQNLVLWSAVGYPFNDIVKITERSVYDESVKTGHADYLGYKFTPAYFESLAQFQPFQEAVKFNGDVLVVHGTSDDIIPVDYAFLFQKIFWMRPEGRCDKEIIFQGDHTFSSGKERQRLIDRTLEWLDEQENIQRDWQHWMI